In a genomic window of Micromonospora cremea:
- a CDS encoding YbjN domain-containing protein: MTGREESTSSRTDDPGAPGAGPADRAAVRRVPALVTALADARDLPDGSGRLVALEGLAERADAAGDARTAVEARFALIEAYLLHGERWRLVEPVRRCRVATDHRPELLTDAEAGSLLRYQRFAVEALLGTPRVGLDQTRSLLDDLAHRVGADGPDAPTVAELRCRIADHLGDEPTARHWYQRWAGTRPGATGGCPGCAPARRAELLAGWGEWRAALAELRECADEPGACTDQPERALVAGLLPALRAGEPERAAAAHVRAYRRHRRERAAFPHLAAHLRFCALGGHLERGLEVLTEQLPRLDRPTDDLAAMEFAAAGALVCGLAVEAGLGGRTVHRPAYGDRPATEPDVATLGALLVGVASELAGSFDARNGTGHHSGRMAAWLAERPLAEPVPLPADDEPVEGPDDGLGERELLALTLDMVTAALDRRGDRYLVDEGGTVVGRWGAAVIQFRRAGERGEVLHTRAMAVRRLPVARRAEAYAFCNAWNHDRLLPKAYAHDLGEDLVLAGDVATDLAHGVAPAQLLVLVDAAIATGVAYAEAVAALP; this comes from the coding sequence ATGACCGGCCGGGAGGAGTCCACGAGCAGCCGGACCGACGATCCCGGCGCGCCGGGCGCCGGGCCCGCTGACCGGGCCGCCGTCCGTCGCGTTCCGGCGCTGGTAACGGCGCTCGCCGACGCCCGGGACCTGCCCGACGGGTCGGGCCGGCTGGTGGCGCTGGAAGGGCTCGCCGAGCGGGCGGACGCGGCCGGGGACGCGCGGACCGCGGTGGAGGCCCGCTTCGCGCTGATCGAGGCGTACCTGCTGCACGGGGAGCGGTGGCGGCTGGTCGAGCCGGTCCGGCGCTGCCGGGTCGCCACCGACCACCGGCCCGAGCTGCTCACCGACGCCGAGGCCGGTTCGCTGCTGCGCTACCAGCGGTTCGCGGTGGAGGCGCTGCTCGGCACCCCCCGGGTCGGGCTGGACCAGACCCGGTCCCTCCTCGACGATCTGGCTCACCGGGTCGGCGCGGACGGGCCCGACGCGCCGACCGTCGCGGAGCTGCGCTGCCGGATCGCCGACCACCTCGGCGACGAGCCCACCGCCCGCCACTGGTACCAGCGGTGGGCGGGGACGCGTCCCGGGGCGACCGGCGGTTGCCCGGGCTGCGCCCCGGCCCGGCGCGCGGAGCTGCTCGCCGGCTGGGGCGAGTGGCGAGCCGCGCTCGCCGAGCTGCGGGAGTGCGCGGACGAGCCGGGGGCCTGCACGGACCAGCCCGAGCGGGCGCTGGTCGCGGGGCTGCTGCCCGCTCTGCGGGCCGGCGAGCCGGAGCGGGCCGCGGCGGCACACGTGCGGGCGTACCGGCGGCACCGGCGCGAGCGCGCGGCGTTCCCGCACCTCGCCGCGCACCTGCGGTTCTGCGCGCTGGGCGGGCATCTGGAACGCGGGCTGGAGGTCCTGACCGAGCAGCTGCCCCGGTTGGACCGGCCCACCGACGACCTCGCCGCGATGGAGTTCGCCGCCGCGGGGGCCCTGGTCTGCGGGCTGGCCGTGGAGGCCGGCCTGGGCGGGCGGACGGTGCACCGCCCCGCGTACGGTGACCGGCCGGCCACCGAGCCGGACGTGGCCACCCTCGGTGCGCTGCTGGTCGGGGTCGCCAGCGAGCTGGCCGGCAGCTTCGACGCCCGCAACGGCACCGGCCACCACTCCGGTCGGATGGCTGCCTGGCTGGCCGAGCGCCCACTCGCGGAGCCGGTCCCGCTGCCCGCCGACGACGAGCCCGTTGAGGGTCCCGATGACGGGCTGGGCGAACGTGAGCTGCTGGCGCTGACCCTCGACATGGTCACCGCGGCGCTGGACCGGCGCGGCGACCGGTACCTGGTGGATGAGGGGGGCACGGTGGTCGGCCGGTGGGGTGCCGCGGTGATCCAGTTCCGTCGGGCGGGCGAGAGGGGCGAGGTGCTGCACACCCGGGCCATGGCGGTGCGCCGACTGCCGGTGGCGCGGCGCGCCGAGGCGTACGCCTTCTGCAACGCGTGGAACCACGACCGGCTGCTGCCCAAGGCGTACGCGCACGACCTCGGTGAGGATCTGGTGCTGGCCGGCGACGTGGCCACCGACCTGGCGCACGGGGTGGCGCCGGCGCAGCTGCTGGTGCTGGTGGACGCCGCGATCGCCACCGGCGTCGCCTACGCCGAGGCGGTCGCCGCGCTGCCCTGA